One window of the Archangium primigenium genome contains the following:
- a CDS encoding alcohol dehydrogenase catalytic domain-containing protein produces the protein MEPPGPGQVRVRVRAGGVGFTDIIMRRGYYPYAPKFPFTPGYEVVGDVDALGAGVTQLKPGQRVAALTVHGGYAEYLTRGAEEFIPVPDGLDDAEVTALILNYVTAYQMIHRSARIQPGQTALVTGAGGGVGTALLQLLRVAGARAYGVDSAPKTEVVREQGATFVDYKQKPFDQSVRELVPEGVDVAFDGIGGANISRCTSAVRKGGQVISYGFTSAVGRDGGSDNLGSLTGMLSLFVGARLRGRRPSFYGITQLYRENPQPLREDLPKLFELLARRQVRPVIAQRLPLLSGIEGQALLERGGVRGKIVLMRELSSEG, from the coding sequence TTGGAGCCCCCAGGTCCCGGACAGGTGCGGGTGCGGGTGCGCGCCGGCGGGGTGGGCTTCACCGACATCATCATGCGCCGGGGCTACTACCCCTACGCGCCGAAGTTTCCCTTCACCCCGGGCTACGAGGTGGTGGGGGACGTGGACGCGCTGGGCGCGGGCGTCACGCAGCTCAAGCCGGGCCAGCGGGTCGCGGCGCTCACCGTGCACGGGGGTTATGCGGAGTACCTCACCCGGGGCGCCGAGGAGTTCATCCCCGTGCCCGACGGGCTCGACGACGCGGAGGTGACGGCGCTCATCCTCAACTACGTGACGGCGTACCAGATGATCCACCGCTCCGCGCGCATCCAGCCGGGGCAGACCGCCCTGGTGACGGGAGCGGGCGGCGGCGTGGGCACGGCGCTGTTGCAACTGCTGCGCGTGGCGGGCGCCCGGGCGTACGGCGTGGACTCGGCGCCCAAGACCGAGGTGGTGCGCGAGCAGGGGGCGACCTTCGTCGACTACAAGCAGAAGCCGTTCGACCAGTCGGTGCGGGAGCTCGTGCCCGAGGGCGTGGACGTGGCCTTCGATGGCATTGGCGGCGCGAACATCTCCCGGTGCACGAGCGCGGTGCGCAAGGGCGGACAGGTCATCTCCTATGGCTTCACGAGCGCCGTGGGCCGCGATGGCGGCAGCGACAACCTGGGCAGCCTCACCGGCATGCTGTCGCTCTTCGTGGGCGCCAGGCTGCGGGGCCGCCGCCCGTCCTTCTACGGCATCACCCAGCTCTACCGGGAGAATCCCCAGCCCCTGCGCGAGGACCTGCCCAAGCTCTTCGAGCTGCTCGCGCGGCGCCAGGTGCGGCCGGTGATCGCCCAGCGGCTGCCCTTGCTGTCCGGCATCGAGGGCCAGGCGCTGCTCGAGCGGGGTGGGGTGCGCGGGAAGATCGTCCTGATGCGCGAGCTGTCCTCGGAGGGATGA
- a CDS encoding CehA/McbA family metallohydrolase: MRLPLLLLLLVRGVTDSQVLEGEVPAEGRFFDVPFEIPPGTVELEVRHESLEGGTILDWGLEDPHGFRGYGGGNPESALVGERAASRSYLAGPLPPGTWRVTVGKAKVGATPAHYRIEILAHTQATLPPQPERRPYQPVPALSAEARWYAGDLHVHSRESGDARPPLDEIATFARGRGLDFVVLSEHNTTSTLDFLGDAQARHPGVLLVPGIEYTTYQGHANALGATGYVRPRVNEGLSLDEAVAAFRAQGALFSINHPTYDVGDLCIGCAWRLAVPPGGVDAIEVANGGWEKLGRLFSEGALAYWDWLLAQGHHTVAVGGSDDHRAGVDLDFTQSPLGSPTTLVFARELSVAALLDGIRQGRTVVKLQGPEDPMVVLDSDVPPTGDTVLAERARLHARVTGARGHQVRFVHNGVRLPLVDVDSDDFTLTREVSAPARGEDRFRVEVWVNAHPRSVTSHLWVTRSADQRGTPGPVPPDEPASACGCGAAPGAGGGLLLLLLWGPRRRGVSTGPGRPTRAG; the protein is encoded by the coding sequence GTGCGTCTCCCGCTCCTGCTGCTGCTCCTCGTCCGTGGTGTCACCGACTCCCAGGTGCTGGAAGGGGAGGTGCCCGCCGAAGGCCGCTTCTTCGACGTGCCCTTCGAGATACCTCCGGGCACGGTGGAACTGGAGGTGCGTCATGAGAGCCTCGAGGGCGGCACCATCCTCGACTGGGGGCTGGAGGATCCTCACGGCTTCCGGGGGTATGGCGGCGGCAACCCCGAGTCGGCCCTGGTGGGCGAGCGGGCCGCGTCGCGCTCGTATCTCGCGGGACCGCTGCCGCCCGGCACCTGGCGGGTGACCGTGGGCAAGGCCAAGGTCGGCGCCACGCCCGCGCACTACCGCATCGAGATCCTCGCGCACACCCAGGCCACGCTGCCGCCCCAACCCGAGCGCCGGCCCTACCAGCCCGTGCCCGCGCTCTCGGCCGAGGCCCGCTGGTACGCGGGCGATCTCCACGTGCACTCGCGCGAGAGCGGGGACGCCCGGCCGCCCCTGGACGAGATCGCCACCTTCGCGCGCGGCCGGGGGCTCGACTTCGTCGTGCTCTCCGAGCACAACACCACGTCCACGCTCGACTTCCTCGGGGACGCCCAGGCGCGCCACCCCGGCGTGCTGCTCGTGCCGGGCATCGAGTACACCACCTACCAGGGCCACGCGAACGCCCTGGGCGCCACCGGCTACGTGCGCCCCCGGGTGAACGAGGGCCTCTCCCTCGACGAGGCGGTGGCGGCCTTCCGGGCCCAGGGTGCCCTCTTCTCCATCAACCACCCCACCTATGACGTGGGCGACCTGTGCATCGGCTGCGCGTGGCGGCTCGCCGTGCCCCCGGGCGGCGTGGACGCGATCGAAGTGGCCAATGGCGGCTGGGAGAAGCTGGGGCGTCTCTTCTCCGAGGGCGCGCTCGCCTACTGGGACTGGCTGCTCGCCCAGGGCCACCACACCGTGGCCGTGGGCGGCAGTGACGATCACCGCGCGGGCGTGGACCTGGACTTCACCCAGAGCCCGCTGGGCAGTCCCACCACGCTGGTGTTCGCGCGGGAGTTGAGCGTGGCCGCGCTGCTCGACGGCATCCGCCAGGGCCGCACGGTGGTGAAGCTCCAGGGGCCGGAGGATCCCATGGTGGTGCTCGACAGCGACGTGCCGCCCACGGGGGACACCGTGCTCGCCGAGAGGGCCCGACTGCATGCCCGCGTCACCGGGGCCCGGGGCCACCAGGTGCGCTTCGTCCACAACGGCGTGCGACTGCCCCTCGTGGACGTGGACTCGGACGACTTCACGCTGACACGCGAGGTCTCCGCCCCCGCCAGGGGCGAGGATCGCTTCCGCGTGGAGGTGTGGGTGAACGCGCATCCCCGCTCCGTCACCAGCCATCTCTGGGTGACGCGGTCCGCCGACCAGCGGGGCACCCCGGGCCCCGTGCCTCCGGACGAGCCGGCCTCGGCGTGTGGCTGTGGCGCGGCGCCCGGGGCGGGCGGCGGCCTGTTGCTCCTGCTGCTCTGGGGTCCGCGACGCCGGGGCGTCAGTACCGGGCCCGGACGCCCAACGAGGGCAGGGTGA
- a CDS encoding TonB-dependent receptor domain-containing protein: MTPSRKNRLRLLPVLVLLVGALARADTSPLPEAPPLTFEAAELRGLAGTGNEPFRALLWLPGVSHVVSGAGLPVVRGAAPSATAFYVDGVRVPHVQHLWVGPATVNPELLAGLDFYAGPAPARFGRDVGGLVDVRLLPPRAEGVHVAATLELLTLGVLAQVPLPTTGTELTLSGRFASLPWLAAKILNASRGPQSPALVLGLFDGQARVTQTVGRGTLRLLALGGVDDAGLTGPGDVVRGGVRFLRVDTRLTHPLAHGELEAALTWGQDTLSALGGGEASRVGLDLRERSLGGRLRWRARLGQDVIVETGADVERRHVDVAQATSFRPGEAGDPGRPLVTTRSDQRLARTTLAGAYAQATWHHGRWRLTPGLRVDGYRLAPDVSTGVIEPRLHARVALSDRAALRLGAGVAHQAPAHLVDAPGVEAAALRLGLQRVVQVDAGADILGPAGFTFGAGVFVQPAVRTVTLDARGFDLAVDDPAARGRLRTAEGQGHGVELLVRRALSERWAVLGAYTYQRRTLDTRVERRDDTGQGVATDVRPVASPLEQAHVLNAALTVKLPWGLTVGTTLHVNTGAPEAGGLLFSATQRAGVDAETGTPRWIPEDRDRVARLPAYVRVDGRVSKTGRWGPVALEAWLDVLNLSLTRETFRYTYGVGPRGLVRAPAGLPPITLPSLGVRARY, encoded by the coding sequence TTGACTCCGTCCCGGAAGAACCGCCTCCGCCTGCTCCCCGTGCTCGTCCTCCTCGTGGGAGCGCTCGCCCGGGCCGACACGTCCCCACTTCCGGAGGCGCCGCCCCTCACCTTCGAGGCCGCCGAGCTGCGCGGACTCGCGGGCACCGGGAACGAGCCTTTCCGGGCGCTGCTGTGGCTGCCCGGGGTGAGCCACGTCGTCTCCGGCGCGGGCCTGCCCGTGGTGCGCGGCGCGGCGCCCTCCGCCACGGCCTTCTACGTGGACGGCGTGCGGGTGCCCCACGTCCAGCACCTGTGGGTGGGGCCCGCCACGGTGAACCCCGAGCTGCTCGCCGGCCTCGACTTCTATGCGGGGCCCGCGCCCGCGCGCTTTGGCCGGGACGTGGGGGGCCTCGTGGACGTGCGGCTCCTGCCGCCCCGCGCCGAGGGCGTGCACGTGGCCGCGACCCTGGAGCTGCTCACCCTCGGAGTGCTCGCCCAGGTGCCCCTCCCCACCACCGGCACGGAGCTCACCCTCTCGGGCCGCTTCGCCTCCCTGCCCTGGCTCGCGGCGAAAATCCTCAACGCCTCCCGCGGCCCCCAGAGCCCCGCGTTGGTGCTCGGCCTGTTCGACGGCCAGGCGCGCGTCACCCAGACGGTGGGCCGGGGCACGCTGCGGCTGCTGGCCCTGGGCGGCGTGGACGACGCGGGCCTCACCGGGCCCGGAGACGTCGTGCGCGGGGGCGTGCGCTTCCTCCGGGTGGACACGCGCCTCACCCACCCGCTGGCCCACGGTGAGCTGGAGGCCGCGCTCACCTGGGGTCAGGACACCCTCTCGGCCCTGGGCGGCGGAGAGGCCTCGCGCGTGGGCCTGGACCTGCGCGAGCGCTCGCTCGGGGGACGGCTGCGGTGGCGGGCCCGGCTCGGACAGGACGTCATCGTGGAGACGGGCGCGGACGTGGAGCGGCGGCACGTGGACGTGGCGCAGGCCACCTCCTTCCGTCCGGGCGAGGCGGGCGATCCCGGGCGGCCCCTCGTCACCACCCGCTCGGATCAACGGCTCGCGCGCACCACGCTCGCGGGCGCGTACGCCCAAGCCACCTGGCACCACGGTCGCTGGCGGCTCACGCCGGGCCTGCGCGTGGACGGCTACCGCCTGGCGCCGGACGTGAGCACGGGAGTCATCGAGCCCCGCCTGCATGCGCGGGTGGCGCTCTCGGATCGGGCGGCCTTGCGGCTGGGCGCGGGGGTGGCGCACCAGGCCCCCGCCCACCTCGTGGATGCGCCGGGCGTGGAGGCGGCGGCGCTCCGACTGGGTTTGCAGCGCGTGGTGCAGGTGGACGCGGGCGCGGACATCCTGGGCCCGGCGGGCTTCACCTTCGGCGCGGGCGTGTTCGTCCAGCCCGCCGTGCGCACGGTGACCCTGGACGCGCGAGGCTTCGATCTCGCGGTGGATGACCCCGCGGCGCGGGGCCGGCTGCGCACCGCGGAGGGCCAGGGCCATGGCGTGGAGCTGCTCGTGCGGCGCGCGCTGTCCGAGCGGTGGGCGGTGCTCGGGGCGTATACGTACCAGCGGCGGACGCTGGACACGCGCGTGGAGCGCCGGGACGACACGGGCCAGGGGGTGGCCACGGACGTGCGCCCCGTGGCCTCGCCGCTGGAGCAGGCCCACGTGCTCAACGCGGCGCTCACCGTGAAGCTGCCCTGGGGGCTCACCGTGGGCACCACGCTGCACGTCAACACCGGGGCGCCCGAGGCCGGGGGCCTGCTGTTCTCCGCCACGCAGCGCGCGGGCGTGGACGCGGAGACAGGCACGCCCCGGTGGATTCCCGAGGATCGCGACCGGGTGGCGCGGCTGCCGGCCTACGTCCGGGTGGACGGGCGGGTGAGCAAGACGGGCCGCTGGGGCCCCGTGGCGCTGGAGGCCTGGCTGGACGTGCTCAACCTCTCGCTGACGCGGGAGACCTTCCGCTACACGTACGGCGTCGGCCCCCGCGGCCTCGTGCGCGCGCCCGCCGGTCTGCCGCCCATCACCCTGCCCTCGTTGGGCGTCCGGGCCCGGTACTGA
- a CDS encoding phosphodiester glycosidase family protein: MILCLSKLSPRGVVPWAAALALLGVLGCGVVPTEPAEPSLARAPQSLAASALFKTNLLANPDAETGDLSGWSVIATGGEGWTVRGAAGERTFHTSYGWSRREQVIDLHAKGFSAAVMAKAPPIHVGEVVRREYCADNYTIRVELLDAQMNLVTAWDTGTQSTGGPCEWSVDWRHVEHTFTDYGPQVRFVRFRDGGQSTEIWAGHYGPVFDDAFVQVSPPAHPDTFQNLLLNYDAEHGDLSDWQITENGGAGWQVAGAPGSRYFQTSYGWNRRVQVVDLYAHGFDAATMARSPLILVKEKSRRSYCPDSYYLKVQLLDAQMAPVAQWDSGVRTHAGPCAWDDPAWEQLQYTFMRYGPGVRYVRWEDGGRDSESWGGPYGAQLDEAALVVYGDNLLTNPWANDGTLSGWQVTENGGYGYALAPSGVGDTRAVQTSAGWFRRNQIVDLASKGYTAEELDEAPVVYASELFGRTYCPDDYYLKVELLRADMSVLASWNSGVQRHQGPCEWSEEWRTLSHIFERYGPGLRYIRWEDGGRDTEFWATHYGAKLDGAFLSLRPETHAHSGQHARRSVSTSAACGGLGQPLCHHKATNWCWTPAFWVLQALDACSEYDYCDSGLAESTAAGHLTCQCPTSLARSNSACLPTPQGSISVTQISGDIDIEGYPKILRNVKGHFAIVRNARHAQFFVPNSPEKTPNCDVVGKTPTEKAACRQTPPSCATLNKKNEEGKPYLSPLYTVEQWGAQYPAPAGLAELRVNGNWFDIRGTPGFPYKEPCTNIIGYSVSNGQVVSIKDEPDRMGSVTNYLDALIIRSEPGGENSIHFAPYADIGSYTHVKHAVGGFLLVKDGKVLTPPSSAKPDAVGARTVVGIDKSDNLIVAVVEATGSAKGLNATDIAHYMKRVHKAQHVINLDNSGSSQFFFKKGTDVTQSQPGDNHPDNYARVYRPVPNFLSIRVPEAVATPPGHDEL; encoded by the coding sequence ATGATCCTTTGTCTCTCGAAGCTTTCTCCTCGCGGGGTCGTCCCGTGGGCGGCCGCCCTGGCGCTGCTCGGCGTCCTGGGCTGCGGCGTGGTGCCCACGGAACCGGCCGAGCCGTCCCTCGCGCGGGCCCCTCAATCCCTCGCGGCCTCCGCGCTGTTCAAGACCAACCTGCTCGCCAACCCGGACGCGGAGACGGGCGACCTCTCGGGCTGGAGCGTGATCGCCACGGGCGGCGAGGGCTGGACGGTGCGCGGCGCGGCCGGTGAGCGGACCTTCCATACCTCCTATGGCTGGTCCCGCCGGGAGCAGGTGATCGATCTCCACGCGAAGGGGTTCAGCGCCGCGGTGATGGCCAAGGCGCCCCCCATCCACGTGGGCGAGGTGGTGCGCCGGGAGTATTGCGCCGACAACTACACGATCCGGGTCGAGCTGCTCGACGCACAGATGAATCTCGTCACCGCCTGGGACACGGGAACCCAGTCCACGGGAGGTCCGTGTGAGTGGAGCGTGGACTGGCGGCACGTCGAGCACACCTTCACGGACTACGGGCCCCAGGTGCGCTTCGTGCGCTTCCGGGATGGCGGCCAGAGCACCGAGATCTGGGCGGGCCACTACGGCCCGGTCTTCGATGATGCGTTCGTCCAGGTGAGTCCTCCGGCCCACCCCGATACCTTCCAGAACCTGCTGCTCAACTACGATGCCGAACACGGAGATCTGTCGGACTGGCAGATCACCGAGAATGGCGGCGCGGGCTGGCAGGTCGCCGGCGCGCCCGGGTCCCGCTACTTCCAGACGTCCTATGGCTGGAACCGCCGGGTGCAGGTGGTGGACCTGTACGCGCACGGCTTCGATGCCGCGACGATGGCCCGCTCGCCGCTCATCCTGGTGAAGGAGAAGTCCCGCCGTTCCTACTGCCCGGACTCGTACTACCTGAAGGTCCAGTTGCTCGACGCGCAGATGGCGCCGGTGGCGCAGTGGGACTCGGGCGTGAGGACGCACGCGGGTCCCTGTGCCTGGGACGACCCGGCCTGGGAGCAGCTCCAGTACACCTTCATGCGCTATGGCCCCGGGGTGCGCTACGTCCGGTGGGAAGACGGTGGACGGGACAGCGAGAGCTGGGGAGGGCCGTATGGCGCCCAGCTCGACGAGGCGGCGCTGGTGGTCTACGGCGACAACCTGCTCACCAACCCGTGGGCCAACGACGGCACGCTGTCCGGCTGGCAGGTCACCGAGAACGGCGGGTATGGCTATGCCCTGGCGCCCTCCGGCGTCGGCGACACCCGCGCGGTCCAGACGTCCGCGGGCTGGTTCCGGCGCAACCAGATCGTGGACCTCGCCAGCAAGGGGTACACCGCCGAGGAGCTCGACGAGGCCCCCGTCGTCTATGCCTCCGAGCTCTTTGGCCGCACGTACTGCCCCGACGACTACTACCTCAAGGTGGAGCTGCTGCGCGCGGACATGAGCGTGCTGGCCTCGTGGAACTCCGGGGTCCAGCGGCACCAGGGGCCGTGCGAGTGGAGCGAGGAGTGGCGCACGCTCAGCCACATCTTCGAGCGCTATGGACCGGGCCTGCGCTACATCCGCTGGGAGGACGGCGGACGGGACACGGAGTTCTGGGCGACCCACTACGGCGCCAAGCTCGACGGGGCCTTCCTGAGCCTGCGGCCCGAGACGCACGCGCATTCCGGCCAGCACGCACGCCGCTCGGTGAGCACCTCCGCGGCGTGCGGTGGCCTCGGCCAGCCGCTCTGCCACCACAAGGCGACCAACTGGTGCTGGACGCCCGCCTTCTGGGTGCTCCAGGCCCTCGACGCGTGCAGCGAGTATGACTATTGCGACAGTGGCCTGGCGGAGAGCACGGCGGCGGGCCATCTGACGTGCCAGTGCCCGACCTCGCTCGCCCGGAGCAATTCGGCCTGTCTGCCCACGCCCCAGGGCTCCATCTCCGTCACGCAGATCTCGGGGGACATCGACATCGAGGGCTACCCGAAGATCCTGCGCAACGTCAAAGGCCACTTCGCCATCGTGCGCAATGCCCGGCATGCGCAGTTCTTCGTGCCCAACTCCCCGGAGAAGACGCCCAACTGCGACGTCGTGGGCAAGACGCCGACGGAGAAGGCGGCGTGCCGACAGACGCCCCCCTCGTGTGCCACGCTCAACAAGAAGAACGAGGAGGGCAAACCCTATCTCTCACCGCTCTACACGGTGGAGCAGTGGGGGGCGCAGTATCCGGCGCCGGCGGGCCTCGCCGAACTCCGCGTGAACGGCAACTGGTTCGACATCCGGGGCACGCCTGGCTTCCCCTACAAGGAGCCGTGCACCAACATCATCGGCTACAGCGTCAGCAACGGTCAGGTCGTCTCCATCAAGGACGAGCCCGACCGCATGGGCTCGGTCACCAACTACCTGGATGCCTTGATCATCCGCTCCGAGCCCGGGGGCGAGAACTCCATCCACTTCGCTCCGTACGCGGACATTGGCTCGTACACCCACGTCAAGCACGCGGTCGGCGGCTTCCTGCTCGTCAAGGACGGCAAGGTGCTCACGCCGCCCAGCAGCGCCAAACCCGATGCCGTTGGGGCACGCACCGTGGTGGGGATCGACAAGTCGGACAACCTCATCGTCGCCGTGGTGGAGGCGACCGGTAGCGCCAAGGGCCTCAACGCCACGGACATCGCCCATTACATGAAGCGCGTCCACAAGGCCCAGCACGTCATCAACCTCGACAACTCGGGCTCGAGCCAGTTCTTCTTCAAGAAGGGCACGGACGTCACCCAGTCCCAGCCGGGTGACAACCATCCGGACAACTACGCGCGCGTCTACCGGCCCGTGCCGAACTTCCTGAGCATCCGCGTGCCCGAGGCGGTCGCCACGCCGCCGGGCCACGACGAGCTCTGA
- a CDS encoding cation diffusion facilitator family transporter yields the protein MGRVDTSTLERNRKVRTVLAVILGANWAVAVLKLALGLWSDSAAVTADGVHSFIDGGSNVLALVAMSFASQPADEDHPYGHAKFEALASLGIGALIGISMLELGRMALDSLMHDRHPQVTPTMVGVMVATLAINLTVTWVEHRQGQKLQSPLLLADARHTLSDVWVTLAVLGSLGLVKLGYPKADGLVTLGVMGIVARVAWDIVKQAVGILSDTARLDTQKVAALTLEVPGVLSCRDVRSRGMEGSVLVDLKIEVAPEMSTARAHDLADAVEASIQRAFPEVVDVVVHVEPASTPRGVPVPDSAG from the coding sequence GTGGGCCGCGTGGACACCTCGACCCTCGAGCGCAACCGCAAGGTGCGCACCGTTCTCGCCGTCATCCTCGGGGCCAACTGGGCCGTGGCCGTGCTCAAGCTCGCGCTCGGGCTCTGGAGCGACTCGGCGGCGGTGACGGCCGACGGCGTGCACTCCTTCATCGACGGCGGCTCCAACGTGCTCGCCCTGGTGGCCATGTCGTTCGCCTCCCAGCCCGCCGACGAGGACCATCCCTACGGCCACGCCAAGTTCGAGGCCCTGGCCTCGCTGGGCATCGGCGCGCTCATCGGCATCTCCATGCTGGAGCTGGGGCGCATGGCGCTCGACTCGCTCATGCATGATCGCCACCCCCAGGTGACGCCCACCATGGTGGGGGTGATGGTGGCGACGCTGGCCATCAACCTCACGGTCACCTGGGTGGAGCATCGCCAGGGCCAGAAGCTGCAGAGCCCGCTGTTGCTCGCGGACGCGCGGCACACGCTCTCGGACGTGTGGGTGACGCTGGCGGTGCTCGGCTCGCTCGGCCTCGTGAAGCTGGGCTACCCCAAGGCGGACGGCCTGGTGACGCTCGGGGTGATGGGGATCGTCGCCCGGGTGGCGTGGGACATCGTCAAGCAGGCGGTGGGCATCCTCTCGGACACCGCGCGCCTGGACACCCAGAAGGTGGCCGCGCTGACGCTCGAGGTGCCCGGGGTGCTCTCGTGCCGGGACGTGCGCAGCCGGGGCATGGAGGGCAGCGTCCTCGTGGACCTGAAGATCGAGGTGGCGCCCGAGATGTCCACCGCGCGGGCCCATGACCTGGCCGACGCGGTGGAGGCCTCCATCCAGCGGGCCTTCCCCGAGGTCGTCGACGTGGTGGTCCATGTGGAACCGGCGTCGACGCCGCGGGGAGTGCCCGTCCCGGACAGCGCCGGGTGA
- a CDS encoding energy transducer TonB family protein — protein MGPAQPEQTTRRRRRRTSGPARYLLAVLIALVLQVSFVGLLALMAHVQASLPPEPKPPKPPSAVALRPLTAQEWAQNRATPLTGPQNPTPTPPRKAEEKKPEKKPDGQVVDVAPGNQQKAPDAKYLAERDNKVDKETRAREQTPFYKNAKPQTTAPRSRQGAGVSEEQAERLAGNNGRAADDRPLSEGGKKSAFELPDARRKQEIALKQDPTSPGPGIQVNNRDESDEVVGNGKRLRVQQGAGDGDEGSEGRLGSPGLARLMPSQAVMDQIIGGAPNDHLKNVNEGDGTYLNTREWKFASFFNRVKQSVGTQWNPNTALMRRDPTGDIYAGRDRYTMVQVTLDEYGKVADIRVEKSSGLDFLDLEAVESFKRAQPFPNPPAGLLEDDAKVRFSFGFFMDMGGGPRMRLFRQPN, from the coding sequence ATGGGTCCAGCGCAGCCAGAGCAGACGACCAGGCGTAGGAGACGGCGGACCTCGGGGCCCGCGCGCTACCTGCTCGCCGTGCTCATCGCCCTGGTGCTCCAGGTGTCCTTCGTGGGGCTCTTGGCGCTCATGGCGCACGTCCAGGCCAGCCTGCCGCCCGAGCCCAAGCCCCCCAAGCCGCCGAGCGCCGTGGCCCTGCGACCCCTGACCGCGCAGGAGTGGGCGCAGAACCGCGCCACGCCCCTCACCGGGCCGCAGAACCCCACCCCCACCCCGCCCCGCAAGGCCGAGGAGAAGAAGCCGGAGAAGAAGCCGGACGGGCAGGTGGTGGACGTGGCCCCGGGCAACCAGCAGAAGGCCCCGGACGCGAAGTACCTCGCCGAGCGCGACAACAAGGTGGACAAGGAGACGCGCGCGCGCGAGCAGACGCCCTTCTACAAGAACGCCAAGCCCCAGACGACGGCCCCGCGCTCGCGCCAGGGCGCCGGGGTGAGCGAGGAGCAGGCCGAGCGGCTCGCGGGCAACAACGGCCGCGCCGCGGACGACCGGCCCCTGTCCGAGGGCGGCAAGAAGTCCGCCTTCGAGCTGCCCGACGCCCGGCGCAAGCAGGAGATCGCCCTCAAGCAGGACCCCACCTCCCCCGGCCCCGGCATCCAGGTGAACAACCGGGACGAGAGCGACGAGGTGGTGGGCAACGGCAAGCGGCTGCGCGTGCAGCAGGGCGCGGGTGACGGCGACGAGGGCTCCGAGGGCCGCCTGGGCAGTCCCGGCCTGGCCCGGCTCATGCCCTCGCAGGCGGTGATGGATCAGATCATCGGCGGGGCGCCGAACGATCACCTCAAGAACGTGAACGAGGGGGACGGCACCTACCTCAACACCCGCGAGTGGAAGTTCGCGAGCTTCTTCAACCGGGTGAAGCAGAGCGTGGGCACGCAGTGGAACCCGAACACGGCGCTGATGCGGCGCGACCCCACGGGCGACATCTACGCGGGCCGGGATCGCTACACCATGGTGCAGGTGACGCTGGACGAGTACGGCAAGGTGGCCGACATCCGCGTCGAGAAGAGCAGCGGCCTGGACTTCCTGGACCTGGAGGCCGTCGAGTCCTTCAAGCGGGCGCAGCCCTTCCCCAACCCGCCCGCGGGCCTGCTGGAGGACGACGCCAAGGTGCGCTTCTCCTTCGGTTTCTTCATGGACATGGGCGGCGGCCCGCGGATGCGGCTCTTCCGCCAACCCAACTGA